The Solanum dulcamara chromosome 6, daSolDulc1.2, whole genome shotgun sequence genome contains the following window.
TTAGCGGCTTAGCAGAAACCCTAGTTCCAAAGGTAAGGTAAGGTAGAACAACAACAATGGCCGTGCCTCTGCTTAACAAGAAGGTTGTGAAGAAGAGAGTGAAGAGGTTTATTAGACCTCAGAGTGACCGAAGAATCACTGTCAAGGAAAGCTGGCGCAGACCCAAGGGTATTGATTCTAGAGTGAGGAGAAAGTTCAAGGGATGTGTCTTGATGCCCAATATTGGATACGGGTCAGACAAGAAGACTCGCCACTATCTTCCCAATGGCTTCAAGAAGTTTGTTGTGCATAATGCTAGTGAACTTGAGATCCTAATGATGCACAACAGAACTTACTGTGCAGAAATTGCACACAATGTTTCCACTAGGAAGAGGAAAGAGATTGTCGAGCGTGCTGCCCAACTTGATGTTGTCATAACAAACAAGCTTGCTAGGTTGCACAGCCAGGAGGATGAATGAGCATTTTCGCTTTAGATGAGATCTCTATATTGTTTTAGTGTTTGAACTTG
Protein-coding sequences here:
- the LOC129893217 gene encoding 60S ribosomal protein L32-1; protein product: MAVPLLNKKVVKKRVKRFIRPQSDRRITVKESWRRPKGIDSRVRRKFKGCVLMPNIGYGSDKKTRHYLPNGFKKFVVHNASELEILMMHNRTYCAEIAHNVSTRKRKEIVERAAQLDVVITNKLARLHSQEDE